CTACCAAGGATTAAAAAGAAAAGAGTGATTAGTGGGAATACTTCTTCTAATTTAAAAAGGAAGTCTCGCCTGGTGGGATAGGGAAGGATTATGGCGACAAAAAGCGATACGATAAGAGAAGCGATTACTGGTTTTTTATTAAGGAGAATGAAGATAATGCCACCGATTCCGATGATAATTGCGATGGTGGCTCTGATTGGTAAAAGAAGGGCGAGAGAAAAAATAATTCCCTCAAGGATTAAGACTAAAAGTAACCATTTTTTGTTTATCGGGTAAGATAAGGAAATAGGGGAGGATAAATCTTCTGGGGTATCTTTAACCACGGCCTTTTTTCTCTTTGGGAGAGAAAAAATTTTTAATTAAAGGGAGGTCGTTCTTAGTTATTTCTTTAATTTTTACCCATTCCTGGTAAGCAAAGGAATCTCTGGGCAAATTTTTTCCGTACTCTAAACCAAATGCAAGGAGAACACCACCCAGAAAACTTAAAAGAAAGGCGAAAAGGACAATTATTCTCCTTTTTGGGAAACTTCTCCTTTCCGGGATTCGGGCATAATCCAAAACGGTTATGGTTGGGGTATCCCGCGCTTCTAAGATTTTTGCCTGCTCGTACTGTTGAATCAAGAGGGCATAAATTTCCTCTTGTACTCGATAATCCCTTAACCTTCGGGCATATTCCGCCGCCACCGCGGGCAAATTGGCAAAGGGAACCGCAAAGCCGGCGCCGTAGCCTTTTCCTCTCTTCCCCGTTTCAATCTCCGCCAATTGCCGCCGAAACTCAGCGATCTCTCTCTTTATCCCTGCGAGATAAAAATTGTCTGGGGTAGAGACATTCTGCACAATCCCCAACTCCATCTCTCTCTTTAATAATTCCGCCTTCAAAGAGGCGTAGGCATCAATTACCGCCTTCGTCTCTTCATCCAAGGCAACCACCCGATGCCTTTCCTGGAAAACCCTTAGAGATTCTTGCGCGGTCTTTAATTCATTTAGGGCACTGGTTAATCTCTTCTCAATGAAGAGACGCATATTCTTTCCCCGACTCATATTGGACTCTTTAAGGAAACGGTCTAACTCTTCAATATAAGAGTTGGCAATATCTGCAGCCAGTTTTGGTTTTGGTGCTTCCACAACAATCGTCACCACCCCTTCTTCACTCACTCTAATCTTTGTTGCTTGGGATAGAGTTCTCACCGCCAGTTCCATACTCTTTTTTATTTTATAAACCTTCATCAAAT
This window of the candidate division WOR-3 bacterium genome carries:
- a CDS encoding Wzz/FepE/Etk N-terminal domain-containing protein; amino-acid sequence: METLLKYLGILVRYRKLIFYDVLIFTILAIIISFLLPPKYQATAQILPPSEESEFAGVLGAGGLSIPKLSRLARGGSLLPGATPSDLIAAILGSRTIQERVIIKCDLMKVYKIKKSMELAVRTLSQATKIRVSEEGVVTIVVEAPKPKLAADIANSYIEELDRFLKESNMSRGKNMRLFIEKRLTSALNELKTAQESLRVFQERHRVVALDEETKAVIDAYASLKAELLKREMELGIVQNVSTPDNFYLAGIKREIAEFRRQLAEIETGKRGKGYGAGFAVPFANLPAVAAEYARRLRDYRVQEEIYALLIQQYEQAKILEARDTPTITVLDYARIPERRSFPKRRIIVLFAFLLSFLGGVLLAFGLEYGKNLPRDSFAYQEWVKIKEITKNDLPLIKNFFSPKEKKGRG